A window of Eriocheir sinensis breed Jianghai 21 chromosome 39, ASM2467909v1, whole genome shotgun sequence contains these coding sequences:
- the LOC127008899 gene encoding protein LSM12-like codes for MAESNECFNIGSTVNCKTCFNEDLQGEVVAFDPHVKLLTLKSPSSSGRSAVYDIHMVNLSYVSQVTVTREAAGSPLPSLPSLNLSKLSNRAKKSIDEKQRLIEAMQSGVSPVGQKLFLHIRKTMEEVKWAGVSILVMGQVLISPPYQLENVKEQKEGKDANSKTLPYVKKLVDKFHQDQQSLSLNNGTSATPVVAEVQPVSQ; via the exons ATGGCCGAGTCCAACGAGTGCTTCAACATCGGCAGCACCGTAAATTGCAAGACATGCTTCAACGAGGACCTGCAGGGGGAAGTGGTGGCCTTTGACCCCCACGTGAAGCTCCTGACCCTCA AATCCCCTTCTAGCAGTGGTCGCTCGGCGGTGTATGATATTCACATGGTAAACCTCAGTTATGTATCACAAGTCACAGTAACGCGAGAAGCTGCCGGGTCCCCGCTGCCATCCCTGCCGTCTCTAAACCTAAGTAAG CTTAGTAATCGGGCAAAGAAAAGTATAGATGAAAAACAACGATTAATCGAAGCAATGCAGTCGGGGGTGTCTCCTGTAGGCCAGAAGCTGTTTCTACACATTCGTAAAAC CATGGAAGAAGTCAAGTGGGCTGGAGTCAGCATCTTGGTAATGGGGCAGGTGCTCATCTCTCCCCCGTACCAGCTTGAAAATGtcaaggagcagaaggaaggcaAGGACGCCAACTCTAAGACGCTCCCCTACGTCAAGAAACTC GTGGACAAGTTCCATCAAGATCAACAAAgtctctcccttaataatggaaCAAGTGCCACACCCGTTGTAGCAGAGGTGCAGCCTGTATCACAGTAA